One region of Myxocyprinus asiaticus isolate MX2 ecotype Aquarium Trade chromosome 38, UBuf_Myxa_2, whole genome shotgun sequence genomic DNA includes:
- the cfap53 gene encoding cilia- and flagella-associated protein 53, whose translation MLTVHRNRMQCREITGPTPHSVAVRAKQPSSKPTDFLIMERRKQEAARNEVLEFTKDQSSCDVRMCWERNTERRMVSATIGRRLHEAMEQYQMSIDERRERLRELLESEEQELFREMEAKKETVLERQAKMRERAKTLRERRESERKRIVTDKLDQLFREQSEELRAVQVKHRQDEVCTERAAQIRTQEEMRRMQQEEDRLFVQMWESDRFAKEERDNQEVQRQRENNLKQVAFLQAQMEMAEQQRIQAKQLKEEESKLLRDQREMLHLEVERAHRQKLQDQDKQRKQLDLSLRLKMKRLAQEQQEELAQDMSILEELLTNNRDEKHEEVLKKLERQEEQRRYRQYLAEQLEEQKRQEAETEQLIESELQQAWARREDQWRLEKTARDRLMKDVMDTRRLQIQEKLDKNMQKQAELVKEREELNLIIQENKLLDEEEKTCLREAALEYQADLLAQMLHRQRLREAEQAEIEQEFKKGLMYQEQYNKKIQDILSRPISSTTAVHPFRRRERPNSSFGGQLNLA comes from the exons atgttGACAGTCCATCGAAACAGGATGCAGTGTCGGGAAATAACGGGACCCACACCACATTCAGTGGCAGTg AGAGCGAAACAGCCTTCATCCAAACCCACAGACTTTCTCATTATGGAGAGAAGGAAACAGGAGGCTGCAAGGAATGAGGTGCTTGAGTTCACCAAGGATCAAAGCTCCTGTGATGTGAGAATGTGCTGGGAGAGGAACACAGAGCGCCGGATGGTGTCTGCCACTATTGGTAGACGGCTGCATGAAGCAATGGAGCAGTACCAAATGAGCATTGATGAAAGAAGGGAAAG ACTTCGTGAACTGCTGGAGTCAGAGGAGCAGGAACTCTTCAGGGAGATGGAGGCAAAAAAGGAGACAGTGTTGGAGAGGCAGGCTAAGATGCGTGAAAGAGCCAAGACTCTgcgagagagaagagagagtgaaagaaagagaattGTTACTGATAAGCTTGACCAACTCTTCAG AGAGCAAAGTGAGGAGCTGCGTGCTGTGCAGGTGAAGCACAGGCAAGATGAGGTCTGCACTGAACGCGCAGCTCAGATCCGTACTCAGGAGGAAATGCGACGAATGCAACAAGAAGAAGACAGACTGTTCGTTCAAATGTGGGAGAGCGACAGGTTTGCTAAAGAGGAGCGTGACAACCAGGAGGTTCAACGCCAAAGAGAGAACAACCTCAAGCAGGTGGCATTCCTGCAGGCACAGATGGAAATGGCTGAGCAACAGAGAATCCAGGCCAAACAACTGAAGGAAGAGGAATCCAAACTACTG CGAGACCAGAGGGAGATGCTTCATCTGGAGGTAGAGAGAGCACACAGGCAGAAGCTCCAGGACCAGGACAAACAACGCAAGCAGCTGGACCTTTCACTTCGGCTGAAGATGAAGCGCCTGGCGCAAGAGCAGCAAGAAGAGTTGGCACAGGATATGAGCATTCTGGAGGAGCTATTGACTAATAATAGAGATGAAAAGCATGAGGAGGTTCTCAAGAAG TTGGAGCGCCAAGAGGAGCAGCGCAGGTACCGGCAGTATCTGGCAGAGCAGCTGGAAGAGCAAAAACGGCAAGAGGCTGAAACAGAGCAGCTGATTGAGTCAGAGCTCCAGCAGGCCTGGGCTCGTCGAGAGGATCAGTGGCGTTTGGAAAAGACAGCCAGAGACCGGCTTATGAAGGATGTCATGGACACTCGCCGATTACAGATCCAGGAGAAGT TGGACAAGAACATGCAGAAACAGGCTGAGCTTGTCAAAGAGAGAGAGGAGCTCAACCTAATCATCCAAGAAAACAAATTGCTGGATGAAGAAGAAAAGACTTG TTTAAGGGAGGCTGCTCTGGAGTATCAGGCTGATCTGTTGGCTCAGATGCTGCACCGTCAGCGCCTTCGAGAAGCAGAACAAGCTGAGATAGAACAAGAGTTCAAAAAGGGTCTAATGTACCAGGAACAGTATAATAAGAAAATACAGGACATCCTATCGAGGCCCATATCTAGCACCACAGCAGTTCACCCCTTCAGGAGAAGAGAACGTCCCAACTCCAGCTTTGGTGGACAGTTAAATTTGGCATAA